The Arabidopsis thaliana chromosome 5, partial sequence genomic interval ttttttgtagttcaTTGTAAAAATTggatatttatgtttatacgaatttgttttgttttctcgtttGTGATTTAACACAGTTAGCTAGCTTTTGTAAGCTTTATTTACATCAAATCTggttagatttgttttttatcacATTTAGGCTtaagttttgttagttttgcaCCTCTTTTACTGTGTACGCATAGTGAAGTCATGGTTGAACCAAGACGAGCAAAACTGATgtacaataaacaaaacaatctcaTTTTGTAcaagttttttgtttcattttaatttcttttatcagTACTGTGTGATATTTGCACTCGTGACTTAGACTTGGGTCGTTGAGGGATTAGTCGATTTCTTGTTCAGGAACAACATAAGATTGTCAGAACAAAACACCAgtttttgtacttttgtttttaaatcttGTTTCAACTTCAGACAGACCCCCTTATTCTATGGCTTTAgtatatttgtttacttttgaaCAATGTTCAAAAAAGTGTTAGGCGATAAACGGGCGATGACCCAACGCCTAGCGTTTAGAACGCTTAGTCGGGGTTTAAGTGATTTTAGGTGGTTTATCCGTTTATgacataaaacattttaaatatgatattatagataaaaatcatataaaactatatattagaaaatattaatcgGATCCTAATcaaaaattagataaaaatgtttctttaatttatatcaaCAATATATGAATGTTTATAACCATGTGTAGAagtaaaacttataaaatttaagcaatattagttaaaaataaaaaaaatatactaaaacgaaatttatgttattttagGCAGTCGAGATGATTATTTAGGCGTCAACTGAACGCTTAGCGGCATATAAACGACCGTCTAGACCGCTTTTTACAACACTGcttttgaatctttcaaacttcatccaaaaacaaaactaaagctTCTGGAACATGTGAAACCTTGTCAAGAAACTCTAGTTTTGAACTCATAAAACCTAgttaagaagttttttttttttgtcggcacCTAGTAAAGAAGTTATACCACAgcattctttttttactttttttctttaatacaagatgcaattaaacaaaatgttcCTCTAACTATAATAATGTAGAAAAATACGTGTACGCTAGGAAATTTCTCGACCCGCGCAAAAGAGGGTCCTAGAAGTTTCAACTTTCGACACGTGGCTCCTTCTCAGTCTCTCTTATTAAAgtctttaaattatataatcacCAAAGGCAATTAATGgaattaatttactttgaGGACTAATATTCCATCTGATTTCCCAAGATAAAACATAAAGTCCTTATTACTTAATTATGAATGTAATTATTGGATTACATGTAATTAATCACCACTTTATAAAACTGAACAAAAATAGTAACGAATATAAAGAgtttaataatgatttttggGTCATTTTCCTTCACCAAATTTTTAATTCCGCATAAAGTAAAATATcctgaaaacagaaaaattcaGTGTTTTCGGATTCTCCTTTAAAAACGACAAAAGCATCTACAGAGAAATCTGACCGCAATAATGGCGAATAACGAAGATTCAAACTCCAATGGACTAGACTCGTTTGATGCTGTTAAACAACGTTTCAAAGATCGATCAAAGGTACAACATCAGATTCgattttcaccatttttgatgtttctcttttgttccaattttgttgattttgactttgtggaccaattgtttttgattttgacagAAAGTTGTTCAGACGAGAGAGTTGTTGTCTAAACAAGCGGTACAAACGCGTGAGATCTTATCGAAACAAGCCGTTAAGATCGCTAAACAAGCCGAAGAACATGAGAGATTCATCAATAAGGTTAGGTTTCTCTCTTGATTCTTCaatcatgttttgattttaagttACTTTGGTTTGAAAATGTTTGGTTCTGTAATGTTTTAAAGGTGACACATCTCGTTGGTGTGCTTGGATTTGGAGGTTTTTGTTTCCTACTTGGTGCAAGTGAGTTCAaagaaattgtgttttttttttgttttttttgtgttttgttcttaattcaatgttgttgatgttgatgatgttttCGTTTTCAGGACCTCAAGACATTCCTTTAGTTTACTGTTTCTTCTATGTGATCTTTGTTCCTCTTCGATGGATATATTACCGGTTTAAGAAATGGCATTATTATCTTCTGGTAATGTCTCTTTTGAGGATTTGGAATTAAGAAACAGTCGTTTTGATTGttattgaaacaatttttgtgTATGTGATAGGACTTTTGCTACTATGCCAATACAATCTTCTtggttgatcttcttctgtatcCTAAGAATGAAAAGCTTTTCATGGTTTGCTTTTCCTTTGCTGAGGTATGCTTTTTAACTACATGTATGTATATGAGTCTTTTGTGTCATTGTGTGTgctgatttattttattggttgTGTCTTGTGCTGCAGGGACCATTGGCGTGGGCGATTATTGTCTGGCGTTGCAGTCTGGTTTTTAGTTCGCCGGATAAGATTGTTAGTGTTCTTATACATCTCTTACCTGGTGAGTTCTATAATCTTCTTGTTGACAGAAGAAGATATGTTATTGATTCATATTGCTAAAGTTGACGGCTTTGATTAAAGTAGTTGTATGAATTCTTAGCTTGTTGTTCCCCTCTCAACCGTTTTTAATTCAAACACATGGTTCCTTGTTGTAATGCATATGATAGATATAGTTAAGCTTTatgctctctctctccattgtttctttattattgtaatgaattttggtttcaggGCTCGTGTTTTTCACGATTAGGTGGTGGAATCCAGCGACTTTTGCAGCTATGCACCCTGTAGGCACTGATCGTAGGGTTTCATGGCCTTATGTTGAAGACAAAGCTTACCTATTCACATGGCTGTTTCTCGTCCCCTTAGTCGTTTATACTCTTTGGCAAGTGCTCTATTTTCTAATCGTCAATGTCCTGCGTAGGCAGAGACTCCTTAGAGATCCTGAAGTTATGACTTCTTACAGGTATCTCTTGTCTACGCCGTATGTTAATGTTCTCCTCATATTGATCGCTAAGGTCACAGCATAATGTAATGTGTTCTTACCATAGAGTGAACACTTGTATTGATGGAATCCTTTGGTATGTGCAGAGAGCTGTCGAAGAAAGCTGAAAAGGCAAACAATAAGTTGTGGCAGCTGAGCGGTCTGCTAGGGGATCAGAATCGTATATGGATGTACATCCTATTCCAGGCCATCTTCACGGTGGCAACCATGGCATTGACCGTACCGATCTTCCTATCTTATAGACTTCATGTGATCTTTCAGATCCTAAAGATTTCTGCGGCTGTGTGGAACGGAGGGAGCTTTTTACTAGAGGTAATGCCACGGCAAGTGATccagaaagagaagaagaagaaagctgagaTGCAGCCGATAGAGGAGCAGATACTACATCATGAAGCTGTGTCACATCCGACTGAGAATGAGCCAAAATCTACTGAAACATGATCATGGTTCTAACAAAAAGGTACAtgtaaaataaagttttcaaaGGTGAAtcatgattggtgttttttttgttcctcatgttttgttctataactgtttgtttctcttgttgcTATACATCATTCTAAAAGCTTAATGTATGTGAATGATCTtgtagtttattttttctaaagaaacTTGTTATTTACTCTTTAGCCAAAGTTTTGATCCTGTTTCGCTAGGACATTCTGGCCTTAAAATTGCATTATGAGAgatttaactatatttttaacGCGTTTTCGAGAAAGGAAAATCTTCGGATTTCAGCGAAGTAGATTGGGATAAGTTCTCCTTGAGACGcggattttgttttctgtttctgcTGTACAAAACAACCATCACTAAAGATCATAACATTCATGTGTTTGATAGTGCATAGTTCTCGAACATGTCGTTACCAGCCGCGGAATAAGCTTAATAAGTATGCCGATAGCATTATGAAATCCATCATGTCCGATACGACTATTGTTCAGTGGAGATGAAGCTTAATAACTTGAGTTCCGCCAAAGAATTCACTCAAAAATCGACCATGAAGAGGATTTTGATCGATGCAAATCGCCCCTGTAACGAGCTGATTTGGAAGAAGACTCAAGAACCACCAATTTGCACCGTACGGTCAAATTGAGTCAAACCAAACCGAAGAGCCCCCTGATGTACTTGAAGACTTTCTGCTGATTATATTCACCCTCATGAAAAGACTACACGACGTTTAGAAGCTGCGACTTTAACTTAGCTCTCGACGCCATCACCGAAGATCCTCCATTATAGCCTAACGGCTAGAATCATCACGCTCCTCTCTTTATTTCGCATTATTCGGTTTCCTTTTCTAAGTTTTAGACCATTGTTGTACTTTTCAATTTAAGCTCTTTGATTCTCTACTTTGTATTCACGCTTTGATCAATTGAAATTCAGTTTGTTTCTTGCTTCAATACTTTGTATCTTGAATCAAATCTGTTCTTGCGAGTTCTAGGTTGTTTGTAGAATCAAATACTTCTCATCTAAAAGCTTCCATCGCTCGCTTCTAAGCATTGGACCCGTGAGCCTTGTCTTGGTGGAATCCAGGACGTGTAGTCGTGTATCACATGAAATGAATGGaataagattttgattatataatcTACAAAGTAGGTCGCATTAAGATACATGCCAAATACCGCActgaacagagaaagaaaacagaaaatcaatgTAAATATTGTTGGTGTGTCCTTGACTACaatgttttttgaaaaattatctTGATCATGTGTTTTGTCAGGTCCGAGTTGTCCATGATATCAATATTCATGATGGTAATCGATCAACCTTTGAGAGTATAGTAACAACACTTGGCATATTTCTCACTTACGCTAGTCTCattttttgttcattcaatgaaaaaacttaattttatgaataaaatttcTCGAAATGCGCTTAAGACCTTGACAGTACGACAATCTATATTTACTAAACTGAGAAAAAATTGCCAACGCTGTTAAGGAGGTTGAGGTTGGACATGGGTGGTGGCCGGAACCAGCAAAACTGATCCACTAGCACGGCGAATACAagaccttttttttgtgacacTATCAATGGGTTCGAGTTGACTATTCGGTTTCCGTCTCTGAGCCGATTCTAGCGACTTGCTTGATCCGCAATAAATCTCCCAAAATgctaattaacatttttagattctaatattttgttataagcTTTTGAGACTGTACACATGAGATTTTAAACGACCAAAGCTATCTCGCtaattaacattattatagattctagttattttttatattaagatttttgtataaaggaaaaaagtaacatatgaaataagaaaatatatggattttggaaaatatttctgaatcttattatataaaatatggttttcaaaattaataactCATAGGATTGTGCCACGTGTCAAATTTATTGATCAGATATTGACATGTGTCAGAAGAgatttaacttttgtttttcttagaaaaatagaaaaacaaaaaatgaaacaaatctaaatatactaatttatatgtccatatataaaataaaataataattttttttcctaaatgaaaaagaaaaattaacaaatttagttATCAATGTGTTATTGGTCATTTCAATTTAGcatgtaattttaaaaaaaaaaatcatttacgatggataataatactaattaaaaaggcccttaaagtttaaaataacaatataatttatttaacattaatttaagAGCCCCTTAATTTAATTGgctataaaaaaacaaaaaagcgaAACAAGTCTACATATACTAActtatatgtctatatctaaaagaacaaaaattattaacaaaaaggaaaattaacaaaattctttttacatttgttttggtcaattAAATTAGcatgtaatttatttttaaaaattatttagtataGATAATTATACTAATCAAAAAGCCCAGAAgtttaaaataacaatataatttatttaacattaatttaattggATAATATTGTATTTATCTTTGTACTATAGTGTTTTTATTCGTTAAATCaaaccataaaaacaaaaatgaaaaacttaATGAggttataataataatgttatgaatacttatgttttattctAAGAATTTTAACACATCATGTGATGGAGAAACTTGCATCCTTTCATGTGGTACAGCAAGCTtatacttatattttattctaaaaaatTTAACGCATGTAGTCGTAAGtgaaaacataacatttttgaaataaatagCTTATAATATTTGAGTTTTCAATTACTTAATGAGagttagtttattttttactcatttcaaattattttgtatgagGTAAAATAAACTTACGAGATTatgatatacaaaaataataatttaaacaatgtttgttttccaaattattttgtggatttctatatttttttattaatgttaattgttaattattttgaatactaagtaatatttatatttgatctgatataaatattattttgatatgaaattgTTATCACTTAAGATGAAATGTGTAGAATTAAAATGAGTTTATTGTGATGAAATGGATTGTTAAAGTGTATTGCAAAATTGAATGTGCAAGatagaatttttctttttcataaatactaaattaataactatttagaattcaaatattatcAATAAGTGAATGTGTAGAATTAAAATGTATGATAAAGTAGAATGCATAAgactgaattttttttaaaactaaaaatatcaaattaaactagattttaacctgcGGTACACCGCgagaacaatttattttttaaagctAGTGTACATAAAAGTTTGgaaattgtatctatctataaaataaatattttatagtttacaattgttattaaggGCCTGACTGGTTTAAACGCAGCGGGTGCGGTTGCGGTTGCGGGAGTTTGCAGAAATGGGCGATTGCGGTTTCAAGCTTTATCAAGCGTTTTGAACGACTGATTGAGCGTTTGATAATGGGTGCGTTTGCGGAAGTTTTATGACTGGTAAACCAGCGGGTGcgatagtaattaaataaaaaataaccaaaataaatataatatattactattaaaataaataaaaatataatatattagaaaattgattttttgaccaaataaaaatagaatatatCATCTCGTCCGACCAAATGATTTTCTAATCGAGAAAACAAATCGAAAcatgtattcaatcaaaaaactcaaaagaatacaaaataaaataaaaacaacgaTGCCATgaaatagttaaaaaattaCACTAGCTAATGAGTGAATAAAAGGATAGATGATACttatgtttgattcttgatttttattttcatcgGATGCCATAATTGAGAGAATAGAGTtacaatatattgattagggttttctaataaaaataagatatataaaagattagattattttaattatagtgattagggtttggGTGTAAGCCACagttattttaattaattaaaaaagattttttatttttaacctAACCGCTACCGCCCGCAACCGCAAACGCTTGCGGGAAGGAGCTTTTGAAAACTGGCGATTTCGAGCGGTCCAAAGCGATATCTAGCGATTTCTATGATTGGTTCCAATCGCTAACAACCGCTACCAATCGTAAACGCTGCGTTTGCGGGTggtaacgtcctgccaaacctGTCCCGCCAACCCGTTCCGTAAAAAAagcaatttattttattaatgttgattttatttatgatatgtttatgaattattgtctaaatattttgtaattttgtattaattaaatgctatcaaatatctctgcggtttgatgattataatcgaattattatagtcatggagaaaatcaatatcaaaaatgataattttgtagtaattaaatgatattaaaatctagtggcaatcattgtaaataagtcttAACTACAGGATTTATCTCACaaaatgactgcaaaaatgtatatgtagatatcaaaatttttatagattactattttactactcaaaattaaaatactatcgattaaaatttaaatgtatatattacaCCTGCCTGTTTAGGCGGGCCTTATCTATGTTACAATTAAagtgtatatattataaacttatatatttaagTGTTACaatttaaatgtatatttctatcgattaaaatttaaatgtgtATATTATACCACATATTAATCCTCAACGATGGTTTGTTCTCAATGTTACAATTTTGGggaatattattttcattttgcaaTTTTGTATTCTGGTTAATAGAACTTGATTAATCTGATGAAATGTGAcatttatagataaaaaaaagaagaagtttgcaCAAATAGAAACTCTAAAACAGAGAGCTGAAAACATGTGTGacataataaaagaaatttcttCTAGCCATCTCACTGATTAACAtttagtttacatttttaaattctaataaatttctatattaaaatattgatgaaaagaaaaaatatataaaaaagagtaatgtaaaatttttaataaataaaatatgaaaaaaacaaagaatgcaattttttgttaagaatgtAAAGAATGTAAAACGATTAGACATCTCACGAATTAACATCTTTTAGCTATTACGTtaggttaatttttttaattctaataatttctatattaatgaaaaggaaaaaagcaatatatagaaaaaaataaatggaaagctttttcaaagaaaatatatggaaaacaaaaaatgtaaaattttgttagtaggaaatgtaaaattttgatagtagtacatataaaataatatcattagAAATTAagatattcataaaatagaaaaaatatataacattacAAAGAAcatttggaaaaagaaaaatgtaagattttttagaatatatatgaaataatatcatcattagtCTCACTAAATTTGTCAATATTCTCTTTTAATCACAATTAGGGGTGGGcgtttttctttgatttagaGTTAAATTGACTTGGTTAGATAAGGAAAAATACGactaaataacaaataaataatattcaacTAACAACACCAAGAAAATAGTTTAATGATGGTCGAATAAACTgttagttaaaataaaaataaaaacatctaTTTAGAAGCAAAAAGGAAATCTAAAAGTTTCTAAATGTTGAAGTAGtgatttatgtataaataGTCTTCTAAAAGTGATAATGCAACAAAGATACTTGACAGATCAAATAAAGAGCTCATTGAATTACGAGGGCATTGAAACCTTTAATCTCATGTATAATCTTTGAATCAACAACTCAAACTAAAATTCGAAGCTATAAGCTCCTGAAACTTTCCACGTAGATTTTAAACACCCGATCTCGATTTTCCATCTCACtcattaacatttttaaaattatgaaaattttatatattaaaagtattgcaaaacaagaaaaaaaatacatgggATAATTAACAATTTCAATTCAGATTAAGTAACATTTAGAAATTCTAATAATTTCTTTACTAAGAAagattaaaaggaaaaaagaacaattcatatgtaaagaaaagaaatgtaaacattttgaaaatagCATATGGACATAAGATAGTGATCGCATATATGGAAATTAAATTGAGTTGATTTTCAATCATCATGTTTAATACATTTGGGGTTGTGAGCTAttatgatttggttttgttgtcaAAGATAATCATATGAATATTCTTTAAGACATTTAGATTTTGGTACatatctaaattaaaaatatagatttacATTTGAAGATGAGATACTCAATATTTACCACTTTATCAAGGTTGTTAACatcgttttaaaaaatcaaggGTATAAGCTTTCAAGGTTGTTCATGTGGAATTTTAAATGACTAATCGCAGTTAGACATCTGgctaattaaaattttgtaaaaggGAAACAAAGTCGAATCTATAAGCTTTTGATGCAGTGAAACATGGATAGACTGCGACAAGCGAgatagataaagagagagagctatTGTCGTGAGGGAAAAGATGTCTGATTGTGACACTATAAGATAAACTTGAATATGTTCAGataggaaaaagaaaaataaaaaaacagttgTGACATGACATTTTTAAGGCAATGTTTGGTTCATATGTAGTGACATATAGAGAGCGAGCCATTGTCGTGAGGGAAAAGATGTCTGATTGTGACACCATAAGACAAACTTGGATTATAGGATAGGGACAAGAAAATTGATAATACATCTGACATGATGTCTTAAAGGAAAAGTTTGGTTCGTATGTAGCTGGAATTTGATGGCGAGATTTTTGATATTACTATCTTGTGATTGAATGGTGAGGAGTAATCTCGAGATGTAGAACTAAGTTATGGTAGTAGGACATCGAATTTTGAGTTCAAAATAATGTTGTTTAAGGTAGTTAATTAATAGGCTATGGAGCTATGTTTGGGTAAGGTTGGTCACTTAAATTGTTTTGCCCTATTTTAAACAATTGTTTTACATAGAAGGAAGAAagtgaggaagaggaaaaataagaaagaaagcgaggaagaggaagaagaagaataaaacgAAGAAGCTTAGCTAACGTTGAAAGTAACGATGACAACGGTCATGAAAAACTTATAATGTagataacaagaagaaagacaagagtaagaaaatgatgaatgtGAAGAGAAATATGAAGATGTAGATGTTGGCGGCCAACTAAATATGCGAAAAATTGATTCATGAGTTTTTCTACAAGATTTGATtcttaaatattgattttttatttttttttatatcttgaGTCATCATAGCAGGATAAACAAGAACATCCATGTAATAATATTAGTGATGATCTTCTGCATATTTCAAAAAAGACTGAAAAAACTCGAATTTAGATATAAAACTTAGGGAAAGTCAGACAACTGCATTTGACTCTCTGAAAGAAGTTCGATGCAATGAGAAAGAGACTGGATGTAAATAAGTGAGAACTTGAGTAATgagaagtaaaagaaaagctCTCAAACCTGATTTCAATATTGGTGGAAAACTAAGGCTAAACTATTAAgttctttctctcttagaTTTACTAACTTCTTTTGTTAAGCTAAATTGTTAAGCTCTCTATCTCTAACATTTACTTTTTATATCTAtgttataatttttcaaatgtgtatttgaaatgaaatttgttttttcatagtaatttaaaacttttaaaaaaaacattataatttttaagataatgtatataataattatccttaatcaaatataattttaactaaaatatatattaaaaaaaacatacgtagataacattttttagattttaaaagttttctatattaagattttgttttttaaaggAAAAAGTTAAGCATATGGAATTAAGAGAAATGTACAGAAAATTCCTTGataaaattttctatatacaaatatataatataaacagattaaaatttaaaattttattttgaaaattattaaatttataaacgaaaatatataaaatatgggaAATTTACAACATTCCTCATTGTCTACTGTAACATTCTTAAATGTGAAATAAGcaacttcatcatcttcccaCCCATTGAGGGAAAATGGCCAACGATCTGAGAATATCTCAAGAAGAGCATTATGTAGGAGGTCTCTCCAATGCTTGTATTTGAGATACCGAGCTCCCGGATGTGgtaagaaaattttgtttttgatagtATCTATTGCCACCATAAACAATTCCAAATCATTGGAAAATAGAGAGTAGAGATTATCTTCCGATGTGTGTTCCTCCTCAGTAAAACTTTCTAGAGCAAGCCTTTTCTGACACTTGGTTGtcaaagagttttttttttaaaattcccAATCCCAACCTTCctttgaaagaaacaacattttGGGAGGATTACTACTCCCTTGCCCCAAACCAAAACGGCCACAAACTAGAGATTTTGTAGCAAATGAATTCATctttgaaagaaagagaaatttcTTGAAAGAATGAAGACTTTGAAAAA includes:
- a CDS encoding uncharacterized protein (unknown protein; CONTAINS InterPro DOMAIN/s: Protein of unknown function DUF2838 (InterPro:IPR021261); Has 1807 Blast hits to 1807 proteins in 277 species: Archae - 0; Bacteria - 0; Metazoa - 736; Fungi - 347; Plants - 385; Viruses - 0; Other Eukaryotes - 339 (source: NCBI BLink).) gives rise to the protein MANNEDSNSNGLDSFDAVKQRFKDRSKKVVQTRELLSKQAVQTREILSKQAVKIAKQAEEHERFINKVTHLVGVLGFGGFCFLLGARPQDIPLVYCFFYVIFVPLRWIYYRFKKWHYYLLDFCYYANTIFLVDLLLYPKNEKLFMVCFSFAEGPLAWAIIVWRCSLVFSSPDKIVSVLIHLLPGLVFFTIRWWNPATFAAMHPVGTDRRVSWPYVEDKAYLFTWLFLVPLVVYTLWQVLYFLIVNVLRRQRLLRDPEVMTSYRELSKKAEKANNKLWQLSGLLGDQNRIWMYILFQAIFTVATMALTVPIFLSYRLHVIFQILKISAAVWNGGSFLLEVMPRQVIQKEKKKKAEMQPIEEQILHHEAVSHPTENEPKSTET